Proteins encoded by one window of Bacteroidota bacterium:
- a CDS encoding NAD(P)-dependent oxidoreductase, with protein sequence MRVLVTGHLGYIGTVLVPKLLEQGHEVAGLDSNLFRRCTFCNGIRVIPELLKDVRDIQPEDLDGYEAIIHLAALSNDPLGDLNPELTLEINHRASVRFAEIAKEAGVARFIFSSSCSNYGASDGHFLDETSPANPVTPYGRSKVLVEEDVAQLADAAFSPTFLRNATAYGISPRLRFDLVLNNLVAWACTTGKVFIKSDGTPWRPIVHVEDIARAFVAVLQAPLHSVYNQAFNICRTEENYRVRELAEIVREIVPNCKIEYASGGGPDLRNYRVDGSKIKDAIPEFIPLWNARKGVEQLYIAYKNIGLKLEDFEGPRFKRIDHINHLINTGMLDESLRWKYEQLVTV encoded by the coding sequence ATGCGAGTACTCGTGACAGGACATCTCGGCTACATCGGAACAGTACTCGTTCCAAAGCTTCTCGAGCAGGGACATGAAGTTGCCGGCCTTGACAGCAACCTGTTCAGGCGTTGCACGTTCTGTAACGGGATTCGTGTAATTCCCGAGTTGCTGAAGGATGTGCGAGACATCCAGCCGGAGGATCTCGATGGATATGAAGCAATCATCCACCTTGCGGCTCTCTCAAATGACCCGTTGGGTGATTTGAATCCGGAGTTGACTCTCGAGATCAATCACCGGGCTTCGGTTCGTTTTGCAGAGATCGCAAAAGAGGCGGGGGTGGCTCGCTTCATTTTCTCATCATCGTGCAGCAACTACGGGGCAAGCGACGGGCATTTTCTCGATGAGACATCTCCCGCGAATCCTGTTACTCCCTACGGCCGATCAAAAGTCCTCGTTGAGGAGGATGTCGCTCAACTTGCCGACGCCGCGTTCAGCCCTACGTTTCTCCGCAATGCAACTGCGTACGGCATCTCTCCCCGCCTGCGGTTTGACCTTGTTCTGAACAATCTTGTTGCCTGGGCATGCACAACCGGAAAGGTGTTCATCAAAAGCGATGGAACGCCATGGCGCCCGATTGTTCACGTTGAGGATATTGCCCGGGCTTTCGTTGCCGTGCTTCAGGCTCCTCTACACAGTGTGTACAATCAGGCGTTCAATATCTGCCGCACTGAAGAAAATTATCGAGTACGCGAGTTGGCTGAAATCGTACGCGAGATTGTGCCGAACTGCAAAATCGAATACGCGTCAGGCGGCGGGCCGGACTTGCGCAACTACCGCGTCGACGGATCCAAGATCAAGGATGCGATTCCGGAATTCATTCCGTTATGGAACGCACGCAAAGGCGTTGAACAACTTTACATCGCATACAAGAACATCGGCTTGAAACTTGAAGATTTTGAAGGTCCGAGATTCAAGCGGATCGATCATATCAATCATCTCATCAACACCGGGATGCTGGACGAATCGCTGAGATGGAAGTATGAACAGCTTGTCACAGTCTGA
- the rfbF gene encoding glucose-1-phosphate cytidylyltransferase translates to MKVGILAGGVGSRLAEETEIKPKPMVEIGGRPILWHIMMHYSSYGFSDFVIALGYKGEQIKKYIVDYASLTGNLKVNVRTRHVETGGGYRPDWNVDLVDTGIATLTGGRIKRLAPYFGDGTFMLTWGDGVSDVNLNKLIDFHKSHGKLATLTAVRPPARFGHLQFEGSRVSSFEEKPQTSEGWINGAFFVLEPGIFDYIHGDDTPWEGEPMKRLAADGQLMAYKHESFWQCMDTLRDKRMLDELWRRNEAPWKIWND, encoded by the coding sequence ATGAAAGTGGGTATCCTCGCAGGCGGAGTCGGGAGCAGGCTTGCCGAAGAAACCGAAATAAAGCCCAAACCAATGGTGGAGATCGGCGGCAGGCCGATTTTGTGGCACATTATGATGCACTACTCGTCCTACGGGTTCAGCGATTTTGTGATAGCCCTTGGCTACAAAGGCGAGCAGATCAAAAAGTACATAGTTGATTACGCCTCTCTCACCGGAAACCTCAAAGTCAACGTCCGGACACGGCATGTCGAAACCGGTGGAGGGTACCGGCCCGACTGGAACGTTGACCTCGTTGACACCGGAATCGCCACGCTGACCGGCGGACGGATTAAACGTCTGGCGCCGTATTTCGGCGACGGAACATTCATGCTCACGTGGGGCGACGGCGTCTCCGACGTGAATCTGAACAAGCTCATCGATTTTCACAAAAGTCACGGCAAACTTGCAACGTTGACTGCCGTTCGACCTCCTGCGCGGTTTGGTCATCTTCAGTTCGAGGGCAGCCGGGTTTCCTCGTTCGAGGAAAAGCCGCAAACATCCGAAGGCTGGATCAACGGAGCGTTCTTCGTCCTCGAGCCCGGCATCTTCGACTATATTCACGGAGACGACACTCCATGGGAAGGAGAACCGATGAAACGGCTTGCAGCCGACGGCCAGCTCATGGCCTACAAGCACGAATCGTTCTGGCAGTGCATGGATACCCTGCGTGATAAGAGAATGCTGGATGAACTCTGGCGACGTAACGAAGCCCCGTGGAAGATCTGGAATGATTAG
- a CDS encoding response regulator transcription factor, whose product MNIIKVAFVEDNSSLRKRFEEQFEFFEDIKLVATYASGEGALSGLRKLPPSQIPDIILMDIELPGMSGIETTIAARELFPEAEIMMFTVFEDEVKIFQAIQAGAAGYLLKDDPIEKVVDAVRELHAGGAPMSQSIARTVLSFLREKSVGNSKVSLPVPPPVEFDLSERELELLQGLVHGETYQTLAKKLFISPHTVKTHIKNIYKKLHVHSRALAVRVALDRGLV is encoded by the coding sequence ATGAATATCATAAAAGTCGCATTCGTTGAGGATAATTCATCCTTGCGGAAACGCTTTGAAGAACAGTTCGAGTTCTTCGAAGACATCAAGCTTGTTGCAACATACGCATCGGGGGAAGGGGCGCTCTCGGGATTACGCAAATTGCCTCCCAGCCAGATTCCTGACATCATCCTAATGGATATTGAACTTCCCGGCATGAGCGGCATCGAAACAACAATCGCTGCAAGGGAACTCTTCCCCGAAGCAGAAATCATGATGTTCACAGTGTTCGAAGACGAAGTGAAAATCTTTCAGGCAATTCAGGCAGGCGCGGCGGGATATCTTCTGAAAGATGACCCTATCGAGAAGGTTGTTGATGCCGTCAGGGAGTTGCACGCTGGAGGTGCCCCTATGTCGCAATCCATTGCCCGTACAGTGCTTTCATTTCTTCGCGAGAAATCTGTCGGCAATTCAAAAGTAAGCCTTCCCGTTCCGCCGCCGGTTGAATTCGATCTTTCCGAACGTGAACTTGAATTGCTGCAGGGACTCGTTCATGGCGAAACGTACCAGACCCTTGCAAAGAAACTCTTCATCTCGCCTCATACCGTCAAAACCCACATCAAGAATATCTACAAGAAGCTGCACGTACATTCACGGGCGCTGGCTGTCCGGGTGGCGCTTGACCGCGGGCTGGTGTAG
- a CDS encoding secondary thiamine-phosphate synthase enzyme YjbQ — translation MEIKTGQFSVPTKGGSEVLDITQHVDNILSRHKMQEGSVTVFVVGSTASIATTEFEPGLRKDIPEALDKLAPKNHCYHHNDTWHDGNGHSHVRAAMMGCSITIPFMNGRMMLGTWQQIVLVDHDNRPRERTIVVQAIGK, via the coding sequence ATGGAAATCAAAACCGGACAATTCTCCGTCCCCACGAAAGGCGGCTCGGAAGTGCTCGACATTACGCAGCATGTTGACAACATCCTTTCCCGTCACAAGATGCAGGAAGGAAGCGTCACGGTTTTCGTGGTCGGCTCGACAGCCTCGATTGCCACAACGGAATTCGAGCCCGGCTTGAGAAAGGACATTCCCGAAGCCCTCGACAAGCTTGCACCCAAAAACCACTGCTACCATCACAATGATACGTGGCACGACGGCAACGGGCACTCGCATGTTCGGGCGGCGATGATGGGCTGCTCGATAACGATCCCCTTTATGAACGGAAGAATGATGCTGGGAACATGGCAGCAAATTGTGTTGGTAGATCACGACAACCGCCCTCGAGAGCGGACGATCGTGGTTCAGGCAATCGGAAAGTGA
- a CDS encoding glycosyltransferase family 2 protein translates to MNIQSPLPLVSIGLPVHNGEEFLASAIESILSQTYSHFELIISDNASTDGTQAICRAFAALDNRVRYVRNKTNAGAARNYNATVERATGTYFKWASHDDLCRPTFIQRCVDVLETYPEVVLAYPKTIIINESGNVINDRFEDLYNLRWKTPSRRYKAFTKTPLDCNPVFGLMRLSALRRTPGIGPYESSDRVLLGELALLGEIAEVPERLFLRRYHPHVSTFACKSKKEIAAWFDPSSTGRFTRLQRFVEYIRSIYRVHLSFGERFMCVWYLLLFYAQTYTQPARWGRIVKQENAKFSLATYSQYKPAKTVHEKEEIY, encoded by the coding sequence ATGAACATTCAATCTCCCCTGCCTTTAGTCAGTATCGGACTGCCGGTGCATAACGGGGAGGAGTTTCTTGCATCCGCCATCGAGTCTATCCTCTCGCAAACGTATTCCCATTTCGAATTGATCATTTCCGACAATGCGTCGACTGACGGCACGCAGGCGATTTGCAGGGCGTTTGCAGCGTTGGATAACCGCGTCCGATATGTTCGGAACAAGACAAACGCCGGGGCTGCAAGAAACTACAACGCCACAGTTGAGCGCGCAACGGGAACGTACTTCAAGTGGGCATCGCACGACGATCTCTGCAGGCCAACGTTCATTCAACGATGTGTCGATGTTCTCGAAACATATCCCGAGGTAGTGCTGGCGTATCCCAAAACGATTATCATCAATGAATCCGGCAACGTGATAAATGATCGGTTCGAGGATCTATACAATCTTCGCTGGAAAACGCCCTCGCGACGCTACAAAGCATTTACGAAAACTCCGTTGGACTGCAATCCCGTGTTCGGCCTTATGCGGTTGAGTGCCCTGAGAAGAACACCGGGCATCGGCCCGTACGAATCGTCGGACAGAGTGTTGTTAGGCGAACTCGCGTTGTTAGGCGAGATTGCAGAAGTACCCGAACGGCTCTTTCTCCGGCGCTATCATCCGCATGTGTCGACATTTGCATGTAAGTCAAAGAAGGAAATTGCCGCATGGTTTGACCCCTCCTCAACAGGACGCTTCACAAGGCTGCAACGATTCGTCGAGTACATCCGGTCCATTTATCGAGTACATCTCTCCTTCGGGGAGCGGTTCATGTGTGTGTGGTATCTGCTTCTGTTTTATGCCCAGACTTACACACAACCCGCCCGGTGGGGGCGGATCGTGAAGCAAGAGAATGCAAAATTCTCCCTCGCAACGTATTCGCAGTACAAGCCCGCAAAAACCGTACACGAAAAAGAGGAAATCTATTGA
- a CDS encoding T9SS type A sorting domain-containing protein — MKQGVLSSLTLFAVLVMAFTHSAQGQGIRSSEFDGAVLDTFWTFVDPRGGCTLTMTGTHANISIPAGLSRDPVSYGQGGNRAPRLVQRVGPPGSDVGDFGLIAKFDGVQTLQYQIQGILAIQDEYNYVRSEFFSDSSGINALLFTFDNDGQYTAQKRHLLPDLPSGCVPLLLRLDRWENIFTQYYSTDGGGSWIRVDSVMHTINVDSIAVYAASSDSVQVPRDPDIHAPAFEGFIDYLRFVPFLPVQLASFTAIPQGIDNIVLNWMTISETNNYGFNVQKALDAPTGFQTVPNSFVPGHGTTLEPRYYTFTDRGVAAGNWYYRLQQIDLNGTIHYSEPVHTNLLTEVGEPQFKPTRLALGQNYPNPFNPSTAITYEVPQQSRVTLEVFNLIGQKVATVLDEVKPAGYYSLEFGATQLTSGVYMYKLTAGSSSLVRKMVLMK; from the coding sequence ATGAAACAAGGAGTACTTTCGTCCTTGACCTTATTCGCTGTGCTGGTAATGGCATTCACTCATTCGGCACAGGGACAGGGAATTCGATCGAGCGAGTTTGACGGCGCTGTTTTGGATACGTTCTGGACATTCGTGGATCCGCGGGGAGGCTGCACATTGACGATGACCGGAACACATGCAAACATCAGCATCCCAGCCGGGCTTTCACGCGATCCTGTTTCGTACGGTCAAGGTGGGAACAGGGCTCCAAGACTTGTTCAACGCGTTGGACCTCCCGGGTCGGATGTGGGAGATTTCGGGCTCATTGCAAAATTCGACGGAGTTCAAACACTTCAGTACCAGATCCAGGGCATCCTTGCGATTCAGGATGAATACAACTATGTCCGATCCGAATTCTTCAGCGATTCTTCCGGCATCAATGCACTACTCTTCACGTTTGATAACGACGGCCAGTACACCGCCCAAAAAAGACATTTGCTGCCCGATCTTCCGAGCGGTTGTGTTCCGCTTCTTCTCCGACTTGACCGCTGGGAAAACATCTTCACACAATACTACTCCACTGATGGTGGCGGAAGTTGGATTCGAGTCGATTCGGTTATGCACACAATCAACGTCGATTCGATTGCAGTGTATGCCGCAAGTTCTGACTCGGTTCAAGTACCTCGCGACCCCGATATTCATGCCCCTGCCTTTGAGGGATTCATCGACTATCTGCGGTTCGTTCCGTTTCTTCCCGTTCAATTGGCAAGTTTCACGGCGATTCCGCAGGGAATTGACAACATCGTCCTCAACTGGATGACGATTTCCGAAACGAATAACTACGGATTCAATGTACAGAAGGCTCTCGATGCCCCGACGGGTTTTCAGACGGTGCCGAACAGCTTCGTGCCGGGTCATGGTACAACGCTTGAACCGCGGTACTATACATTTACCGACAGGGGCGTAGCCGCAGGCAATTGGTACTACAGGTTGCAGCAGATCGACTTGAACGGGACGATCCACTATTCGGAACCGGTTCATACGAATCTGCTGACGGAAGTCGGCGAGCCTCAATTCAAACCGACAAGACTTGCGCTCGGACAGAACTACCCGAACCCGTTCAATCCGTCAACTGCCATAACGTATGAAGTACCGCAACAGAGTCGAGTTACACTCGAGGTGTTCAACCTGATCGGTCAGAAGGTAGCGACCGTCCTCGACGAAGTGAAGCCTGCCGGATATTACTCGCTTGAGTTCGGCGCTACGCAATTGACAAGCGGTGTGTATATGTACAAGCTCACAGCAGGAAGTTCCTCTCTCGTGAGGAAAATGGTGTTGATGAAATAA
- a CDS encoding class I SAM-dependent methyltransferase, with protein MIRELTRCLACGNSNLFPIIDFGETPLADALIRKEDLDKPELLAELKLVFCPACALVLITQVVSPEILFCRNYPYYSSVSPSLLQHFRDSAYRIIASRNLDSSNLVIEAASNDGYMLRTFSDAGIQVMGIDPAEGPATIAQRRGICTLKTFFCRSLAQELARYGKRADVFLANNVLAHVPDLNGFVDGIRIVLKDTGIAVIEVPYVVDLVDHVEFDTIYHQHLCYFSVTALDNLFRRHSLFLNELERTAIHGGSLRLFVELRENVGQSVSDVLAFERERKVNGLEFYQDFVAKAQNVRDELRKMLSILKSAGSSIAGYGAAAKATTMMAYAGIDRSHLDFIADLSPVKHNKYMGGNRIPIVPPSEIMERMPDYVLILAWNFGREIMQQLRKYAEQGGKFIIPLPEPTVVEYDEVTKDFAQKADNRT; from the coding sequence ATGATACGCGAATTAACACGGTGTCTTGCGTGCGGCAACAGCAATCTGTTCCCGATCATCGACTTTGGCGAAACTCCGCTTGCAGATGCACTGATCCGCAAGGAAGATCTGGACAAGCCTGAACTACTGGCGGAACTCAAGCTGGTGTTTTGCCCGGCCTGCGCCCTTGTCCTGATAACACAGGTCGTCTCGCCCGAAATCCTCTTCTGCCGTAACTATCCTTATTACTCGTCTGTTTCCCCTTCGTTGTTGCAGCATTTCCGCGACAGCGCATATCGCATCATTGCATCACGAAATCTGGATAGTAGCAATCTTGTGATTGAGGCTGCCAGCAACGACGGCTACATGCTAAGGACATTCTCGGACGCAGGAATTCAGGTGATGGGCATTGACCCTGCGGAAGGCCCTGCAACAATAGCACAACGAAGAGGAATTTGTACACTCAAGACGTTCTTTTGCCGTTCTCTTGCACAAGAATTGGCCCGATACGGCAAGCGCGCGGATGTCTTTCTCGCGAATAATGTTCTTGCACATGTTCCCGATTTGAATGGCTTCGTTGACGGAATTCGGATTGTTCTGAAGGATACAGGAATTGCGGTGATCGAAGTTCCCTATGTTGTCGATCTCGTTGATCATGTGGAATTCGATACAATCTACCATCAACACCTATGCTACTTCTCGGTAACGGCACTCGACAACTTGTTCCGTCGCCATTCGCTATTTCTCAATGAACTGGAGCGAACTGCTATACATGGCGGCTCGCTGAGGCTTTTTGTGGAATTGCGGGAGAATGTCGGGCAATCGGTTTCCGATGTGCTTGCGTTCGAGCGCGAGCGAAAAGTGAACGGGCTTGAGTTCTATCAGGATTTCGTTGCAAAGGCGCAGAATGTCCGGGACGAACTCCGGAAAATGCTTTCAATACTCAAGTCTGCCGGATCCAGTATTGCAGGATACGGGGCCGCCGCAAAAGCAACCACCATGATGGCCTACGCAGGGATTGACAGGTCCCATCTCGATTTCATTGCCGACCTCAGCCCTGTCAAGCACAACAAATATATGGGAGGGAACAGAATTCCCATTGTGCCGCCATCGGAGATCATGGAGAGAATGCCGGACTACGTTCTTATTCTGGCATGGAATTTCGGCAGGGAAATAATGCAGCAACTGCGCAAGTATGCGGAACAAGGCGGGAAGTTCATCATTCCTCTCCCTGAACCCACTGTAGTTGAGTACGATGAAGTGACTAAGGATTTCGCGCAAAAAGCCGATAACCGGACATAA
- a CDS encoding T9SS type A sorting domain-containing protein, producing MIDYLKKRLYIKEILAALFLLFPTSIASASGPAITIWSGLNQSFGQIGSPQAAINLLGNVTDPNDVTDLSYTLNGGSSIQLSQGPDTRRLLAAGDFNIDINKSLLNTGSNTIVITARNGLNQISTETVNVQYTAGQEWPLPYTIDWNTAGSIENVAQIVDGHWTLDSGRIYSTYLGYDRLVAIGDTTWADYEVTVPITIYCLDTSGFNNVSQTPGVGLLFRWTGHTDYPISGMQPKSGYLPLGAIGWYSWEYMNPANVRLNIVGNNLNVLQTDYSGFHLTFGVAYYFKMRVETIPNVGGRYKLKVWQVGDTEPSEWRLEGQQSMSDPQKGSVLLLSHHVDARFGNVVITPVPDPVPVQLSSFTATLQEGNTIRLSWSTISETNNYGFEVQKSGNGTPFATLPNSFVPGHGTTLEPRHYSFTDSSVAGGDWSYRLKQIDLDGTVHFTDPVHIRVTTGVDESRNPEEFALHQNYPNPFNPSTTIMYDVPTESHVRLEVFNTLGQRIALLVDNKVARGRNTTTFDATALTSGVYIYRLTTPRSSISRRMMVVK from the coding sequence ATGATTGACTATCTGAAGAAGAGGTTGTACATAAAAGAAATTCTCGCTGCCTTATTCTTACTGTTTCCAACAAGCATCGCGTCCGCTTCGGGCCCGGCAATTACCATTTGGTCCGGACTGAATCAATCTTTCGGGCAGATTGGAAGTCCGCAAGCAGCAATCAACCTTCTTGGAAATGTCACTGATCCTAATGATGTTACCGATCTATCCTACACACTGAACGGCGGGTCATCCATTCAGCTTTCACAAGGGCCGGATACGCGACGGCTTCTCGCGGCCGGCGACTTCAATATCGACATCAACAAAAGCCTGTTGAACACCGGGTCAAACACCATCGTTATCACAGCCCGTAACGGCCTGAATCAAATCTCAACCGAAACGGTAAACGTCCAATACACAGCCGGTCAGGAATGGCCGCTACCCTACACTATCGACTGGAACACGGCAGGGTCAATCGAAAACGTTGCACAAATTGTTGACGGGCATTGGACTCTTGACAGCGGAAGAATTTACAGCACATACTTGGGCTACGACCGGTTGGTAGCAATCGGCGACACCACATGGGCGGACTACGAAGTAACAGTTCCGATTACCATCTACTGTCTCGACACATCCGGCTTCAACAATGTCAGTCAAACACCGGGAGTCGGGTTGCTTTTCAGATGGACGGGACATACCGATTATCCGATTTCGGGAATGCAGCCGAAATCAGGCTACCTCCCTCTCGGCGCTATTGGATGGTACAGTTGGGAGTATATGAACCCCGCCAATGTCAGGCTGAATATTGTGGGGAACAATCTCAACGTTCTGCAAACGGACTACAGCGGTTTCCATCTCACATTCGGTGTTGCGTATTATTTCAAGATGAGAGTTGAGACAATTCCGAACGTCGGTGGCCGCTACAAACTGAAGGTGTGGCAGGTTGGAGACACGGAACCTTCCGAGTGGAGATTGGAGGGACAGCAATCCATGAGCGACCCGCAAAAAGGAAGCGTCCTTCTTCTCTCGCATCACGTCGATGCACGATTCGGTAATGTTGTGATTACGCCGGTACCCGACCCCGTTCCTGTGCAACTGTCGAGCTTTACAGCGACGTTGCAGGAAGGAAATACGATCCGGCTGAGTTGGTCAACGATATCGGAGACAAACAACTACGGCTTTGAAGTGCAGAAATCCGGCAACGGAACTCCGTTCGCAACACTACCGAACAGCTTCGTGCCCGGCCACGGAACAACGCTTGAGCCCCGCCACTATAGCTTCACTGATTCCTCTGTTGCTGGCGGTGACTGGAGCTACCGTCTCAAACAAATCGATCTTGACGGAACCGTTCATTTCACGGATCCGGTTCACATACGCGTAACAACGGGAGTTGATGAATCACGCAACCCCGAAGAATTCGCCCTGCATCAGAATTATCCCAATCCGTTCAATCCATCTACAACCATTATGTATGATGTACCGACGGAGAGTCATGTACGACTGGAAGTCTTCAATACTCTCGGACAACGTATCGCATTACTCGTTGATAACAAAGTTGCCCGTGGTCGCAACACCACAACATTCGACGCGACTGCCCTGACAAGCGGCGTGTACATATACCGGTTAACCACACCTCGATCATCCATCTCACGGCGAATGATGGTAGTGAAATAG